Proteins co-encoded in one Streptomyces sp. NBC_01571 genomic window:
- a CDS encoding carbohydrate ABC transporter permease, with product MTTVVSTRPAPAASPTSLAADRPTRSERRAGRLLTAPFLVIYLLFLVGPLLVGVVLSFFNTTTVKSGLGDFVGLSNYREVLADSLFWESMWHSVLFTLLTTPPLVILALGVAILASRVRRGRLFYRIAFFLPYVVPSSVVTLVFLWMYTPQIGLIPKVFDAVGLPVPDFIGSTSGGWTAVVLMTVWWTFGFNFVLYTAAIQDVPADVYEAAAIDGASPWQQIRHITVPLLGRTTSLVLILQILASLKVFDQIYQLLGGGPNQSTRPVIEYIYDTGFTAYRGGYGAAATMVYFVIIVAISAAWYGLRRRRATSSAA from the coding sequence ATGACGACCGTCGTCTCGACGCGACCGGCACCCGCCGCATCCCCCACGAGCCTCGCCGCCGACCGGCCCACCCGTTCCGAACGCCGGGCGGGCAGGCTGCTCACCGCCCCCTTCCTCGTGATCTACCTGCTGTTCCTGGTAGGCCCGCTGCTCGTCGGTGTGGTGCTGAGCTTCTTCAACACCACCACCGTCAAGAGCGGCCTCGGGGACTTCGTCGGCCTGTCGAACTACCGCGAGGTGCTCGCCGACTCCCTCTTCTGGGAGAGCATGTGGCACTCGGTGCTCTTCACGCTGCTGACCACTCCCCCGCTGGTGATCCTCGCGCTGGGCGTCGCCATCCTGGCCTCGCGCGTACGCCGCGGCAGGCTCTTCTACCGCATCGCCTTCTTCCTGCCGTACGTCGTGCCGTCCTCTGTGGTCACCCTGGTCTTCCTGTGGATGTACACCCCGCAGATCGGCCTCATACCGAAGGTCTTCGACGCCGTCGGACTGCCGGTGCCCGACTTCATCGGCAGCACCTCGGGCGGCTGGACCGCCGTCGTGCTGATGACCGTGTGGTGGACGTTCGGCTTCAACTTCGTCCTCTACACCGCCGCGATCCAGGACGTCCCCGCGGACGTCTACGAAGCGGCGGCGATCGACGGCGCGAGCCCCTGGCAGCAGATCCGCCACATCACGGTGCCGCTGCTGGGCCGGACCACCAGCCTGGTGCTGATCCTTCAGATTCTCGCGTCGCTGAAGGTGTTCGACCAGATCTACCAGCTGCTCGGCGGCGGACCCAACCAATCCACCCGACCGGTCATCGAGTACATCTACGACACCGGCTTCACCGCCTACCGGGGTGGCTACGGCGCTGCCGCCACCATGGTGTATTTCGTCATCATCGTCGCGATCTCGGCGGCCTGGTACGGGCTGCGACGCCGTCGCGCGACCAGCAGCGCGGCCTGA
- a CDS encoding carbohydrate ABC transporter permease, whose product MTTITQPQAAEPKGAVNGAKLFNRLCAVCLTLFALIWLVPFVWALITSLRDDASITQSPTSIFAGGWSLDAYSTAWGNHPIGTWYLNSLVISVLAVVFTVAFCSMAGFALAFLRFRGRGLVVAVATAGLMLPTEALVLPQFIEYRSFHLLGTFWALVLPSVAAPISVFVFHSFFRGIPTALIEAARIDGASWWRIYANVCMPICRPAVSTVAILTFISSWNSFLWPLLVLSQTKSQTIPVGLASLVDPSSPQYAEVMASSVLGFIPLIAVFLVFQRQIVQGIATTGIK is encoded by the coding sequence ATGACCACCATCACCCAGCCGCAGGCCGCCGAACCGAAGGGCGCGGTCAACGGCGCCAAGCTCTTCAACCGGCTCTGCGCCGTGTGCCTGACCCTGTTCGCCCTGATCTGGCTGGTGCCCTTCGTCTGGGCACTGATCACTTCGCTGCGCGACGACGCGTCCATCACCCAGAGCCCCACGTCCATCTTCGCCGGCGGCTGGTCGCTGGACGCGTACTCGACCGCCTGGGGCAACCATCCGATCGGCACCTGGTACCTCAACAGCCTGGTGATCTCGGTGCTCGCCGTGGTCTTCACGGTGGCCTTCTGCTCGATGGCCGGGTTCGCGCTGGCCTTCCTGCGCTTCCGCGGCCGGGGCCTGGTCGTGGCCGTCGCCACGGCCGGCCTGATGCTGCCGACCGAGGCGCTGGTGCTGCCCCAGTTCATCGAGTACCGGTCGTTCCACCTGCTCGGCACGTTCTGGGCGCTGGTCCTGCCGTCGGTCGCGGCACCGATCTCGGTGTTCGTCTTCCACTCCTTCTTCCGCGGCATCCCCACGGCGCTGATCGAGGCGGCCCGCATCGACGGGGCGAGCTGGTGGCGCATCTACGCCAACGTCTGCATGCCGATCTGCCGCCCGGCGGTGTCCACCGTCGCGATTCTCACCTTCATCAGCTCCTGGAACTCGTTCCTGTGGCCGCTACTGGTCCTCAGCCAGACCAAGTCCCAGACCATCCCTGTGGGCCTCGCCTCGCTGGTGGACCCCAGTAGCCCCCAGTACGCCGAGGTCATGGCCTCCTCGGTCCTCGGCTTCATCCCGCTCATCGCCGTCTTCCTGGTCTTCCAGCGGCAGATCGTCCAGGGGATCGCCACGACGGGCATCAAGTGA
- a CDS encoding glycoside hydrolase family 2 protein gives MRASEQDGTYPRPILRRERWHSLDGVWDFGYDDAGEGERDTWFSEEPKGAFDREITVPFPPEAPASGIGETAPHPVVWYRRRVPHEVLAVSGGDRALVHFGAVDHRAKVWLDGRLVAEHVGGQTPFTADVTDALRPGAAEHVLVVRAEDDPADLAQPRGKQDWQDRPHAVWYERTTGIWQTVWTETVAGQHVTDLAWIPDPARGVGAEITLASVPAAPVSVEIVLSLDGEVLAESTSLVRTPRSRIDLVVPALRNGIDREDLLWSPERPTLIDARVTVRDAATSGVLDTVDSYVGLRSAGVGGGAFLLNDRPYYVRSVLNQGYRPDTLIANSGTAELRREVELIKAMGFNAVRIHQKAEDPRFLYWADRLGLLVWGETGAAYEYGTEAVELLTREWLDMVRRDRSHPSVVTWVPVNESWGCSDIANDPAQQAYTVALANFTRALDPTRPVMSNEGWEHTDSDIMGVHDYSSDPELLTRRYGDAAGFEALLASPGPAGRTLSLDARQTERYRAGEAPLMVTEFGGLSVGAEEDEFSYTRTSSDTQYAALLGDIFGVLHTSPIVAGFCYTQFMDTAQETNGLLYTDGSPKLPLETIRRIVTGTEPEPEEKAESPAVADQGLLRS, from the coding sequence GTGAGGGCGAGCGAGCAGGACGGGACGTATCCGAGGCCGATCCTGCGGCGGGAGCGGTGGCACAGCCTCGACGGCGTCTGGGACTTCGGGTACGACGACGCCGGCGAGGGCGAACGCGACACGTGGTTCTCCGAGGAGCCGAAGGGTGCGTTCGACCGGGAGATCACCGTCCCGTTCCCACCCGAGGCCCCCGCCTCCGGCATCGGCGAGACCGCTCCGCACCCGGTGGTCTGGTACCGCCGCCGCGTACCCCACGAGGTTCTCGCCGTCAGCGGCGGCGACCGGGCGCTGGTGCACTTCGGAGCCGTCGACCACCGGGCCAAGGTCTGGCTGGACGGCCGGCTGGTGGCCGAGCACGTGGGCGGCCAGACGCCGTTCACCGCCGACGTGACCGATGCGCTGCGCCCCGGCGCCGCCGAGCACGTGCTCGTCGTCCGCGCCGAGGACGACCCGGCCGACCTGGCACAGCCGCGCGGCAAGCAGGACTGGCAGGACCGGCCGCACGCGGTCTGGTACGAGCGGACCACCGGCATCTGGCAGACCGTGTGGACCGAGACCGTCGCGGGTCAGCACGTCACCGACCTGGCCTGGATCCCCGACCCGGCGCGCGGCGTCGGGGCCGAGATCACCCTGGCCTCGGTGCCGGCCGCCCCGGTGAGCGTGGAGATCGTGCTGAGCCTCGACGGCGAGGTCCTCGCCGAGTCCACCTCCCTGGTACGCACCCCGCGCAGCCGCATCGACCTCGTCGTGCCCGCCCTGCGCAACGGCATCGACCGTGAGGACCTGCTGTGGAGCCCGGAGCGGCCCACGCTGATCGACGCGCGGGTGACCGTCCGCGACGCCGCCACCTCCGGGGTGCTCGACACCGTCGACAGCTACGTCGGCCTGCGCAGCGCCGGCGTCGGCGGGGGCGCCTTCCTGCTCAACGACCGCCCCTACTACGTGCGTTCGGTGCTCAACCAGGGCTACCGCCCCGACACCCTGATCGCGAACTCCGGCACCGCCGAACTGCGCCGCGAGGTCGAGCTGATCAAGGCGATGGGCTTCAACGCCGTCCGTATCCACCAGAAGGCAGAGGACCCGCGCTTCCTGTACTGGGCGGACCGGCTCGGCCTGCTGGTGTGGGGCGAGACCGGCGCCGCGTACGAGTACGGCACCGAGGCCGTGGAACTGCTCACCCGTGAGTGGCTGGACATGGTGCGGCGCGACCGCAGCCACCCCTCTGTCGTCACCTGGGTGCCGGTCAACGAGAGCTGGGGCTGCTCCGACATCGCCAACGACCCGGCGCAACAGGCGTACACGGTCGCGCTCGCGAACTTCACCCGCGCCCTGGACCCGACCCGCCCGGTCATGTCCAACGAGGGCTGGGAGCACACCGACAGCGACATCATGGGTGTGCACGACTACTCCTCCGACCCCGAGTTGCTCACCCGCCGCTACGGCGACGCCGCCGGGTTCGAGGCGCTGCTGGCCTCGCCGGGGCCCGCCGGGCGGACCCTCTCGCTCGACGCACGGCAGACGGAGCGCTACCGCGCCGGTGAAGCCCCGCTGATGGTCACCGAGTTCGGCGGTCTGTCCGTGGGCGCCGAGGAGGACGAGTTCTCCTACACGCGGACCAGCTCCGACACGCAGTACGCCGCCCTGCTCGGCGACATCTTCGGGGTGCTGCACACGAGCCCGATCGTCGCGGGCTTCTGCTACACGCAGTTCATGGACACCGCCCAGGAGACCAACGGCCTTCTCTACACGGACGGTTCACCGAAGCTGCCGCTGGAGACGATCCGCCGCATCGTCACCGGCACCGAGCCGGAGCCCGAGGAGAAGGCCGAATCCCCGGCCGTGGCCGACCAGGGCCTGTTGCGAAGCTGA
- a CDS encoding SMI1/KNR4 family protein → MSDESFNWHEFLGRWQEEWVPRADEDEDEDGGHSLVRPGRPAADEAAIAAAKERLGRRLPPSYREFLAVSDGWHVDQTAGVYQLGGAADIDWFQDPFDMTPLYEENLGDNSREEDILLAGMWQRALRLETDSDMSYALLDPGDSDQDGEWALYLYKGWGGELPDRYPSFRAYMEAMYRGFHSDRVERPDFVNTTTRAQDAHVEEARLLALRGRYEEALPLLEEALSFGRPRSAVLLNQLRHLLAPCSSRDYGNLVADPRYLPELLPVHAMAPARGEWRLGGDDHWLGMMTARGAARKTVEAVLSTMRDGTHHYTPPGPWGRAVAEARESACWGATDAAWRVLRDALPLWEAPGPLLIAPIGLLADPVLGPLITPERGREILATPRAGERGPAPEPVPDLDPPGLAWLAEPAAGWRPLDGYRCVWVEGIDPARLPALIGEEGTALSAPTDQREASWRAPRPREREGVELWEDRAVVAVGRTAEGWVFAFDGHPHHLNKLFLSPAPAASSSGRVVVVWREPRRSSPGDHPAAFHLSVAQQSEELYAFTVRGTEIQRSGAIPETLDPARLFHPQDTELDNELRVLEALHTELGLSLPRFALTQGRLRTFTTRSWTRAPRAGEGFAYASFVRHRP, encoded by the coding sequence ATGAGTGATGAGTCTTTCAACTGGCACGAGTTCCTGGGACGGTGGCAGGAGGAGTGGGTTCCGCGCGCGGACGAGGACGAGGACGAGGACGGCGGGCATTCCCTCGTCCGCCCCGGCAGGCCAGCGGCGGACGAGGCCGCGATCGCCGCGGCCAAGGAGCGGCTGGGTCGGCGGCTGCCGCCCTCGTACCGGGAGTTCCTGGCCGTGAGCGACGGGTGGCACGTGGACCAGACGGCCGGGGTCTATCAGCTTGGCGGCGCCGCGGACATCGACTGGTTCCAGGATCCGTTCGACATGACCCCGCTGTACGAGGAGAACCTGGGCGACAACTCGCGCGAGGAGGACATCCTGCTGGCTGGGATGTGGCAACGGGCGCTACGGCTGGAGACGGACTCCGACATGTCGTACGCCCTGCTCGACCCGGGCGACAGTGACCAGGACGGTGAGTGGGCGCTCTACCTCTACAAGGGCTGGGGCGGTGAACTGCCAGACCGCTACCCGTCGTTCCGCGCGTACATGGAGGCCATGTACCGCGGCTTCCACTCGGACCGAGTGGAGCGGCCCGACTTCGTGAACACGACCACGCGGGCCCAGGATGCCCATGTGGAGGAGGCCCGTCTGCTGGCCCTGCGCGGACGGTACGAGGAGGCCCTGCCCCTGCTCGAGGAAGCACTGTCCTTCGGACGGCCACGCAGCGCCGTCCTCCTGAACCAGCTCCGGCATCTGCTGGCTCCGTGCAGTTCCCGGGATTACGGCAACCTCGTGGCCGACCCGCGCTACCTGCCCGAGCTTCTGCCCGTGCATGCCATGGCGCCGGCACGCGGCGAATGGCGGCTGGGCGGGGATGACCACTGGCTCGGGATGATGACCGCCCGCGGGGCCGCCCGGAAGACCGTCGAGGCCGTACTGAGCACGATGCGGGACGGCACCCACCACTACACGCCTCCCGGTCCATGGGGCCGGGCCGTCGCCGAGGCCCGGGAATCAGCCTGCTGGGGGGCGACCGACGCCGCGTGGCGGGTGCTGCGGGACGCGCTCCCGCTGTGGGAGGCTCCCGGGCCCTTGCTGATCGCCCCGATCGGCCTGCTCGCCGATCCGGTCCTGGGTCCGCTGATCACCCCGGAGCGTGGGCGGGAAATCCTCGCGACACCGCGGGCCGGGGAGCGGGGTCCCGCTCCCGAGCCGGTGCCCGACCTCGACCCGCCGGGACTCGCCTGGCTGGCAGAGCCTGCGGCGGGATGGCGGCCGCTCGACGGATACCGCTGTGTCTGGGTGGAGGGCATCGATCCCGCCCGACTTCCCGCCCTGATCGGGGAGGAAGGCACCGCACTGAGCGCGCCCACGGATCAGCGTGAGGCGTCCTGGCGGGCGCCCCGGCCTCGCGAGCGGGAGGGCGTGGAACTCTGGGAGGACCGGGCCGTGGTCGCGGTCGGCCGCACCGCCGAAGGGTGGGTCTTCGCCTTCGACGGCCACCCCCACCACCTGAACAAGCTGTTCCTGTCCCCCGCTCCGGCTGCCTCCTCGTCCGGCCGCGTGGTGGTGGTGTGGCGCGAGCCGAGGCGCTCGTCGCCGGGTGACCACCCGGCCGCATTCCACCTGTCGGTGGCCCAACAGAGCGAGGAGCTCTACGCGTTCACCGTGCGGGGTACAGAGATCCAGCGCTCCGGCGCAATACCCGAGACGCTGGACCCCGCACGGCTGTTCCACCCGCAGGACACCGAACTGGACAACGAGCTGCGTGTGCTGGAGGCCCTGCACACCGAGCTCGGGCTCTCGCTCCCCCGCTTCGCGCTCACCCAAGGCAGGCTCCGCACCTTCACTACCCGGTCCTGGACCCGGGCGCCACGCGCGGGCGAGGGGTTCGCCTACGCCAGCTTCGTACGGCACCGGCCCTGA
- a CDS encoding extracellular solute-binding protein, with the protein MSGAMARRRFLALSGGLALTGGLAACSSPLASGLTGSQPNTADVIFWNLFTGGDGANMVLMEKAFQKANPGTTVEATILGWGNPYYTKLALATASGTPPDVGITHLSRLPLLAASGLLEPIERTPLGELGVTQDKFTPAAWKKATVDGTAYAVPLDTHPFVLYYNVDIARKAGLLNYAGDGLVPLKGKEDFVDAVKAMKDAGGAQFGAVMSITADPSTAWRFFSMIYSGLAGPIVTDSGTKIAIDDEATQETVAFMQSLTGPDLMPKNLTGAGANALFSTGKAGFLFDGEWQIPTYRQVKNLKFNVVPFPALLGSKPVAYADSHALILPRNDRGDETRTRNAAKFVKSLLDSSAVWSEGGHIPAWLPTQHSKAFLDQSPQRNYVQAAFDAQYDPVAWYTGAGSDFQGVIGGTVIEALAGRVTPKGMVAAMRSALKRYTTSRPPVTMK; encoded by the coding sequence ATGAGCGGAGCGATGGCGCGCCGACGGTTTCTAGCCCTCAGCGGTGGCCTTGCCCTGACCGGAGGGCTCGCGGCGTGCTCCTCCCCGCTCGCGTCCGGCCTGACGGGCTCGCAGCCGAACACGGCGGATGTCATCTTCTGGAACCTCTTCACCGGTGGCGACGGCGCCAACATGGTGCTGATGGAGAAGGCGTTCCAGAAGGCCAACCCAGGCACGACGGTCGAGGCGACCATCCTGGGCTGGGGCAATCCGTACTACACGAAGCTGGCACTGGCCACCGCGAGCGGCACCCCGCCGGACGTCGGCATCACCCACCTCTCGCGGCTTCCGCTGCTGGCCGCCTCCGGCCTGCTGGAGCCGATCGAGCGGACCCCCCTCGGGGAACTGGGTGTCACCCAGGACAAGTTCACCCCGGCCGCGTGGAAGAAGGCCACCGTGGACGGCACGGCGTACGCGGTCCCGCTGGACACGCACCCCTTCGTCCTCTATTACAACGTGGACATCGCCCGCAAGGCGGGCCTGCTGAACTACGCCGGCGACGGTCTCGTGCCCCTCAAGGGCAAGGAGGACTTCGTCGACGCGGTGAAGGCGATGAAGGACGCGGGCGGCGCCCAGTTCGGCGCGGTCATGTCGATCACCGCCGACCCGTCCACGGCCTGGCGCTTCTTCAGCATGATCTACTCCGGCCTCGCCGGCCCGATCGTCACCGACTCCGGGACGAAGATCGCCATCGACGACGAGGCGACGCAGGAGACGGTCGCCTTCATGCAGAGTCTGACCGGTCCCGACCTGATGCCGAAGAACCTCACCGGTGCGGGCGCCAACGCCCTCTTCAGCACGGGCAAGGCCGGCTTCCTCTTCGACGGCGAGTGGCAGATCCCGACGTACCGCCAGGTCAAGAACCTGAAGTTCAACGTGGTGCCGTTCCCGGCGCTGCTCGGCTCGAAGCCGGTGGCGTACGCCGACTCGCACGCGCTGATCCTGCCGCGCAACGACCGCGGCGACGAGACCCGCACCCGCAACGCGGCGAAGTTCGTCAAGAGCCTGCTCGACAGCAGCGCGGTGTGGTCCGAGGGCGGGCACATCCCGGCCTGGCTGCCGACGCAGCACAGCAAGGCTTTCCTCGACCAGTCGCCCCAGCGCAACTACGTGCAGGCCGCGTTCGACGCCCAGTACGACCCGGTGGCCTGGTACACCGGCGCCGGCTCGGACTTCCAGGGCGTGATCGGCGGGACGGTCATCGAGGCGCTCGCCGGGCGGGTCACGCCCAAGGGCATGGTGGCCGCGATGCGCTCCGCTCTGAAGCGGTACACCACGTCCCGACCGCCGGTCACGATGAAGTAG
- a CDS encoding ankyrin repeat domain-containing protein, which translates to MNQRRRKKLTRRLFAAIPRGDTAVVKALLRAGVDPDHADSEGTTPLYEASVNGKTEIVRLLLAAGSSPNAESSGLGADGTPLCAAACWGHTETVRELLAHGADANLHEDHGTGWAPLTWANHGPHPESADLLLAAGATPGGTP; encoded by the coding sequence ATGAACCAGCGGCGGCGCAAGAAGCTCACCCGACGTCTCTTCGCAGCCATTCCCAGGGGTGACACCGCCGTCGTGAAGGCGCTTCTGCGGGCGGGAGTCGACCCGGATCACGCGGACAGCGAGGGCACCACGCCTCTGTACGAGGCATCCGTGAACGGGAAGACCGAGATCGTCCGTCTGCTGCTGGCGGCTGGGTCTTCCCCGAACGCCGAGAGCAGCGGACTCGGCGCGGATGGCACGCCCTTGTGCGCGGCCGCGTGCTGGGGGCACACCGAAACGGTGCGCGAACTGTTGGCGCACGGCGCTGATGCGAACCTTCACGAGGATCACGGCACGGGATGGGCCCCCCTGACGTGGGCGAACCACGGCCCCCATCCCGAAAGTGCCGATCTCCTCCTCGCGGCGGGAGCTACCCCCGGGGGAACTCCGTAG
- a CDS encoding LacI family DNA-binding transcriptional regulator, which produces MARVRMRDVAEHAGVSVRTVSNVVNGYSHVSPDTRAKVQRSLDELGYRMDYLARGLRSGRTGFIALAVPFVAEPYFAELAQAVIRAAGRRDITVLVESTAGDSEVERRILEGGLTNVADGVLLSALTLPASDNAAKRPDFPLVMLGEHSVGDQFPRVGIDNVEAARTAVEHLLEQGCRWIVALGRNGSENGRQRTEGYEQAMSAARVRRVNWLVVPVEDWTREQGYEAVRELLEGDGPLPDAIFAFNDALAVGALRALDASGVRVPEDVAVVGIDAIQESAYTHPPLTSIAPDLDAIAERSLVLLEEQMQSPGGLEEPVSGEDTQVGELVAAPQEATPYRLVVRESSRRGPVRE; this is translated from the coding sequence GTGGCCAGAGTGCGGATGCGGGACGTGGCCGAGCACGCCGGGGTGTCGGTGCGGACGGTGTCGAACGTGGTCAACGGCTACTCGCACGTGAGCCCCGACACCCGCGCCAAGGTGCAGCGCTCGCTCGACGAGCTGGGCTACCGCATGGACTACCTGGCCCGCGGCCTGCGCTCGGGCCGCACGGGATTCATCGCCCTCGCGGTGCCGTTCGTCGCCGAGCCCTACTTCGCCGAGCTGGCCCAGGCCGTCATCCGGGCCGCGGGCCGGCGCGACATCACGGTGCTCGTCGAGTCGACCGCGGGCGACAGCGAGGTGGAACGGCGGATCCTCGAGGGCGGCCTGACCAATGTCGCCGACGGTGTGCTGCTGAGCGCCCTGACCCTGCCGGCTAGCGACAACGCCGCCAAGAGGCCGGACTTTCCGCTGGTCATGCTGGGTGAGCACAGTGTCGGCGACCAGTTCCCGCGGGTCGGCATCGACAACGTGGAGGCTGCCCGCACCGCGGTCGAGCACCTGCTGGAGCAGGGCTGCCGCTGGATCGTCGCGCTCGGCCGCAACGGCAGCGAGAACGGCCGCCAGCGCACCGAGGGGTACGAGCAGGCGATGTCGGCCGCCCGGGTGCGGCGGGTGAACTGGCTGGTCGTACCGGTCGAGGACTGGACCAGGGAGCAGGGCTACGAGGCCGTGCGGGAGCTGCTGGAGGGCGACGGCCCGCTGCCCGACGCCATCTTCGCCTTCAACGACGCGCTCGCCGTCGGCGCGCTGCGAGCCCTCGACGCCTCCGGGGTGCGGGTGCCCGAGGACGTCGCCGTCGTCGGCATCGACGCCATCCAGGAGTCGGCCTACACCCACCCGCCGCTCACTTCCATCGCCCCCGACCTCGATGCCATCGCCGAGCGTTCGCTGGTCCTGCTGGAGGAACAGATGCAGTCCCCCGGAGGGCTCGAGGAGCCCGTATCGGGCGAGGACACGCAGGTGGGAGAGCTTGTGGCGGCCCCCCAGGAGGCGACGCCGTACCGGCTGGTCGTCCGGGAGTCCTCGCGCCGCGGGCCCGTGCGGGAGTGA